Sequence from the Bradyrhizobium betae genome:
CCGTGACCTGTCGCTGATCTATGTTCGCAGACCGCAAGGGCAGTTTGTCGAGGTGTCCTACCAGAATCTCGGCCGGGCCCCGATCTCGCTCTGGGAACAGCGCCGGGCGGTCGGCCGCTTGCGGGCGCAAGGTCGCGCGGAGGTGGACGAAGCCCTGATCTTCGAGACCATCGCGGCGCAACGGGTGCTTGAGGACGCGGCCCGGCGTGGCTCCAAAGAAGCGCGCCGCCAGATCGTCCGCCGTCCGGCCCCGATCTCGCCGCCGCACGATGAGGCTCGCGGGATCGGCCCGATCGACACCAATGATGCTCGGTTGCGCCTGTTCGACGTGGAGGTCATTCATGATAAGCATCGCCCCTGACGACGCCCTGCGGGCTCGCTTTATTGCGACAGCGAGCGAGGAGGCGCGGATCTGCGACGCCAGAGGCGATCGCTGGATCACCTACCCGAAAGCGGCGGTCGTCCTTGGCCAGATGGAGCGCATCCTGGCGCACCCGCGCAACTGGCGCATGCCGAGCCTGCTGATCCTCGGCGAGGCCGGGATCGGAAAGACCCAGATCGATCGGAAATTTGCCAGGTTGCATCCGCCCGAGATCGGCCGCGAGCGTGGCCGCACCACGATGCCGGTTGTCTCGATCCAGATGCCGCCAGGCGTCACGCAGCGCATTCTCTATCTGACGCTGCTCGAAACGATCGGCGTGCACGGCCCTGCCCGCGCGATGTTCGAGACCAAGACGCAGGTGCTGCGGGCGCTGCGCGATCTGGAAGTGAGGGTCATCGTGTTCGACGAGGTGCACAATTTGCTCGCCGGCGGCTTCCGGGAGCAGCGCAAAATACTCGCCGAACTGCGATACCTGTCGAACGAACTGATGCTCTCCTTTGTCTGCTTCGGCACGCACGATGCGCGAGAGGCCTTCGCCGGGGATCCGCAATTGGCCCGTCGCTTTGGTCTGTCGGAACTCGGCGCTTGGGACCTCGACATGGATTTCGCGGCGTTGATCGCGACCGTGTTGAAGAGCTTGCCGCTGCGCGTCCCGTCGACGCTCGGGGCCGAGGCCCTGAAGGCTGTCATCAGGCTTACGCGCGGCAACACCGCCCGCATTTTCGAGATGATGGGCGATCTGGCCGTCGAAGCCATCCGGTCGGGCGAGGAGCAGATCACGGATCAGCATGTCGAGCGATGGCGTCCGAGCCTGTTCGAGCGCACCATCGTCGCGTGAGGTGGTCTGGTGCCGCATGCTCCCGCTCCGTCGACCGCGTGGCGTTGTTGTTGCACATCAATGGCAGCGCGGGCGATGTTGCGGATTGAAGGACAGCGCGACAGCGATGGCCGCCCAAGGCAGCGGATCAGGAATCTGGTAGCTGGAGTGCAAGGCTTTGATAACCTTAACAGGAATCGATTAAACGGAAGCTATCACGCCTTTCACTTCCGTCATAGCGATGCCTTTTGGCGCATCCTCATCACTATCGATAATTACCTCTTATCGATAGTGTTGGACACCGAATCGCAAATCAGCGATTCTGAGAGCCCAGAGCCCGGAAAATCATCCCCGCCGGGCCTCCGATCGACGCGAGGACGCAACCCTGACAGCCCTCTCCCCTCCTCCGGATGCGCTCGCTTGGCGGCAACGACGGCGCGGCTTTGGCCAACATCCGCGTCGGCCGAGCTCAACTGTCGTCGTAGAGGCTGTCGCGAAACGCCTTGTCGGCCGGCCGCGCCTTGATCCCGTTCCCCCGCTGGCCGAGTTTTTGGACGAACCGGGCGCCCTCCTCCGTCAGCGCGGTCGACTTTGGCTCAAGCTCCGCGTCAAGCTGCTCGAAGCCGGGCGCCATCTCGCTGGCCTCGATCGCCGCAATCTCCTCCCCGGTCAGATCGACGGTGCGAACGGCCCGACGATCATGCCCGGTCGCGCTGGCTTCGTCGGTCGGCGCCGGCGGCGTGTGGTTTTGTTTCGCGTGACCGCCCATGACGCTCCCTCCGTTCGCCTCCGATACTAGCGCAAGGACGTTTTCCCCGCACACCGCCCGTTGAAAGCCGCCGCGATTCGCCATATAGTCACGATAGTCATTATGGTCACAGGAGCAAGTCGTGACAATCCCCCGAAAAACCCCTGCTCACGAATCGGATCACTGGACGGTCGCTGGCGCCAAGGCGCGGCTGTCCGAGGTGATCGAGCGCGCTCAAACCGATCCGCAGATCATTACCCGCCACGGCAAGCCGAGCGTCGTCATGGTCTCGGCCGAGGAATGGGCGCGCAAGACCGTCCGCAAGGGCACGCTGGCCGAGTTCCTGATGGCCTCGCCGCTGCGCGACGCCGATCTCGACCTTGATCGGGTCCGCGATCAGTCGCGCGACCTCGATCTATGAACGTCCTGCTCGACACCAACGTGCTGTCGGAGGTTCGCCGGCCGGCGCCAGACCCCAAGGTGCTCGGCTGGCTCGATACGATCGATGAGGACCGGGCCTTCATCAGCGTGGCGTCGATCGCCGAGCTCCGGCGCGGCATCGTCCTGATGGACGATGGCCGCCGGCGCGCGGCGCTGACCGCCTGGCTCGCGGAGGATCTCCCGGCGCGCTTCGCCGGCCGGATCCTGCCGATCGACCCAGCGATCGCCGAACGCTGGGGCGATCTGATGGCGAAAGCCCGCCAAAACGGCTTTGCGCTTTCGGTCATGGATGGGTTTTTTGCGGCGACGGCGCTGGCCAAAGAACTCGTGCTCGCGACCCGCAACACCAAGGATTTTGTCCCACTGGGCCTGCCGGTGTTCAATCCATGGGACTGAGGCGCGAGACCCCCATGCCCGCTTCTCGGAATCGCGGAAACGGCGCGAAAAAATATGCTAGACTGTTAATCGAGGTGACCCAATGACCGATTTTGCCCGCATCAGCCAAGACCCCGCCGTGATGGGCGGCAAGCCCTGTATTCGTGGCCAGCGTGTAACCGTTGGCATGATTGTCGGCCAAATTGGCGGCGGCCGCACCATCGAAGCGCTGCTCGCCGACTATCCCTACCTTGAGCGCGAGGACGTGCTGGAAGCCCTACGCTATGCGGCCTGGCGCGCCGAAGAGCGGGAGGTCGATCTTCAGCGCGCGTCCTGATGCGGTTCCTCATCGACATGAACCTGTCGCCAAACTGGGTTTCTTTTCTGCAGGAAGCCGGCCTTGAGGCGACGCATTGGTCGAGCGTCGGCGCGGCCAACGCGCCAGATCGCGCGCTAATGCAATGGGCCGCCACGCATGACCATGTCGTCCTGACCAATGATCTCGATTTCTCGACAATCCTGGCGGCCACGGGCCGCCGAAAGCCGAGCGTCATTCAGATTCGCGCTGACCTCCTGACGCCGACGGCGATCGGCAGCGCCCTCCTCCGCGCAATCGCACAGACAGAGCACGAGCTCGCTGAGGGTGCGTTGGTGTCGATCGATCCGCAGCGTGCGCGCGTGCGCATCCTTCCCTTCGGTTCGTGATGGTCGACCTCCTCACCGATCACCACCCCCACTTTGACTCCGCGACTCGTCGCGCGCTGCAACTCGACGCGCTGTCGGCGATCCTGCCGATGGAGCGGCGCGATCGGCTCGCCGAGCTCCTCACCGACGACGACGTCGCAACGCTAAAACATCTCGCGCGCGAGGGCATGGGCGAGAACACGCTGCGCGCGCTCGCCTCCGATCTGGCTTACCTAGAGGGATGGGCGAAGGCGGCAACCGGCTCGCCGCTGCCGTGGCCGGCGCCGGAAAGCCTCACCCTGAAATACGTGGCGCATCACCTGTGGGATCCGGCCGAGCGCGAAACTGATCCGCACCACGGCATGCCGTCCGAAGTCGCGGCCGAGCTACGAGTGGCCCTGC
This genomic interval carries:
- a CDS encoding TniB family NTP-binding protein; the protein is MISIAPDDALRARFIATASEEARICDARGDRWITYPKAAVVLGQMERILAHPRNWRMPSLLILGEAGIGKTQIDRKFARLHPPEIGRERGRTTMPVVSIQMPPGVTQRILYLTLLETIGVHGPARAMFETKTQVLRALRDLEVRVIVFDEVHNLLAGGFREQRKILAELRYLSNELMLSFVCFGTHDAREAFAGDPQLARRFGLSELGAWDLDMDFAALIATVLKSLPLRVPSTLGAEALKAVIRLTRGNTARIFEMMGDLAVEAIRSGEEQITDQHVERWRPSLFERTIVA
- a CDS encoding prevent-host-death protein, which gives rise to MGGHAKQNHTPPAPTDEASATGHDRRAVRTVDLTGEEIAAIEASEMAPGFEQLDAELEPKSTALTEEGARFVQKLGQRGNGIKARPADKAFRDSLYDDS
- a CDS encoding type II toxin-antitoxin system Phd/YefM family antitoxin translates to MTIPRKTPAHESDHWTVAGAKARLSEVIERAQTDPQIITRHGKPSVVMVSAEEWARKTVRKGTLAEFLMASPLRDADLDLDRVRDQSRDLDL
- a CDS encoding type II toxin-antitoxin system VapC family toxin, which gives rise to MNVLLDTNVLSEVRRPAPDPKVLGWLDTIDEDRAFISVASIAELRRGIVLMDDGRRRAALTAWLAEDLPARFAGRILPIDPAIAERWGDLMAKARQNGFALSVMDGFFAATALAKELVLATRNTKDFVPLGLPVFNPWD
- a CDS encoding DUF433 domain-containing protein — translated: MTDFARISQDPAVMGGKPCIRGQRVTVGMIVGQIGGGRTIEALLADYPYLEREDVLEALRYAAWRAEEREVDLQRAS
- a CDS encoding DUF5615 family PIN-like protein; translated protein: MRFLIDMNLSPNWVSFLQEAGLEATHWSSVGAANAPDRALMQWAATHDHVVLTNDLDFSTILAATGRRKPSVIQIRADLLTPTAIGSALLRAIAQTEHELAEGALVSIDPQRARVRILPFGS